The Pedobacter mucosus genome window below encodes:
- a CDS encoding tetratricopeptide repeat protein: MKTFFFLLLFLSIQTTFAQKQDIKNLYFDYLQVRMDADEQPEAITKALELLNRKTELNKTQLGNVTYHLGRLYEETGDIEKAIPYYESSIKMTPGYYVPYRALGFYNFERSNSLLKKINDAILAKNNQLIATLNKDYNILALKTIAYLEKSQACDPDDETKGMIINLYKNIKNDAAIGTLDTRLKKLSTDCITLLED, encoded by the coding sequence ATGAAAACTTTTTTTTTCCTATTACTATTCTTAAGCATACAAACCACTTTCGCTCAAAAACAAGATATTAAAAATTTATATTTTGATTATTTGCAAGTGAGAATGGATGCCGACGAACAGCCTGAAGCAATTACTAAAGCTTTAGAACTTTTAAATCGCAAAACAGAATTAAATAAAACCCAATTAGGCAACGTAACTTATCATCTTGGTCGTTTGTACGAAGAAACTGGAGATATCGAAAAAGCCATACCTTACTATGAAAGCTCGATAAAAATGACGCCCGGCTATTACGTTCCTTACCGAGCTTTAGGTTTTTATAACTTTGAAAGATCTAATTCACTATTAAAGAAAATCAATGATGCAATCCTGGCAAAGAACAATCAACTTATTGCAACACTGAATAAAGATTATAATATTTTGGCTTTAAAAACCATTGCTTACTTAGAGAAATCGCAGGCTTGCGATCCTGACGATGAAACAAAAGGAATGATTATTAATCTTTATAAAAACATCAAAAATGATGCTGCAATTGGTACTTTAGATACCCGACTTAAAAAGCTTTCAACTGATTGTATTACTTTGTTGGAAGATTAG
- a CDS encoding serine hydrolase domain-containing protein, with protein sequence MKRNRLFILAVASFFNILCLMACAQEHATNEKKLLITNAITRSTVLLNNQDSIIPLKKLEKKNIASVSLSFAYSVVFDSLANKYDKITSFSADTYKDSVNLNDLEDDLKYYNTILISIDDQNISKAKYINFINSISKTKQVVISFFGNGTGLKSFDLIKSPIIFATQNTADAAAIVPQYIFGGIAASSKLSNNFSSKYTTGSGFSTAVIRLKYTVPEDAGINSNNLKEIDAIAAEAIAQRATPGLVVLVAKDGKVIFNKGYGTHTYDDKNPDKVSDIFDLASVTKVTATTPSVMRLFEENKLKLDTNIGAYIAKARTSPMNNIQVREVMLHQAGFIPFIPFHDYVKTGDYSRDSSAAFPTKVADNYYIKKGFFKDFMWPKMLNSPIKTRGKYVYSDISMYVMKDIVEHISQEPLNQYAYEKFYKPLGMQTAGFLPRNRFKPEQIIPTEDDKFFRKTLLVGYVHDQGAALAGGVSGHAGLFASSNDMAIFYQMMLNRGTYGGEEYFKPATVDMFTSKQSNVSRRGLGFDRWDPDSTKHYPSDLASPQTYGHTGYTGTCIWVDPSRGLVYVFLSNRVNPTVTDKLSNLKIRGRIQDVVNKAIDESKK encoded by the coding sequence ATGAAGCGAAATAGATTATTTATCCTTGCTGTCGCGAGTTTTTTCAATATTTTATGTTTAATGGCCTGTGCGCAAGAACACGCAACCAATGAAAAAAAACTTTTAATTACAAATGCCATCACCCGTTCTACGGTTTTATTGAATAATCAGGATTCTATAATCCCGTTAAAAAAACTCGAAAAGAAAAACATTGCCTCTGTAAGTTTAAGTTTTGCTTATAGTGTTGTATTCGATAGTTTGGCAAACAAATATGATAAAATTACTTCCTTTTCAGCTGATACTTATAAAGACAGCGTTAACCTAAACGATCTGGAAGATGATTTAAAATATTATAATACCATATTAATTTCTATTGATGATCAAAATATAAGCAAGGCGAAATACATCAATTTTATTAATAGCATCAGTAAAACCAAGCAGGTTGTAATTTCCTTTTTCGGTAATGGAACCGGTTTGAAATCATTTGATTTAATTAAATCTCCTATCATTTTTGCGACTCAAAATACTGCGGATGCTGCGGCGATTGTTCCACAATACATTTTTGGGGGCATTGCGGCTAGTTCGAAATTAAGCAATAATTTTTCCAGCAAATACACTACAGGCTCTGGTTTTAGCACGGCGGTTATTCGTTTAAAATATACTGTTCCTGAAGATGCTGGTATAAATTCGAACAACTTAAAAGAAATTGATGCCATTGCTGCTGAAGCAATCGCACAACGGGCAACACCAGGATTGGTTGTTTTGGTAGCGAAAGATGGGAAGGTGATTTTTAATAAAGGTTATGGAACCCATACCTACGATGATAAAAACCCTGATAAGGTAAGCGATATTTTTGATTTGGCATCAGTTACAAAAGTCACCGCAACTACGCCATCAGTGATGCGTCTTTTTGAAGAAAATAAACTCAAACTGGATACTAATATTGGTGCATACATTGCAAAAGCCCGAACTTCACCAATGAATAACATTCAGGTTCGGGAAGTGATGTTGCACCAGGCAGGTTTTATTCCGTTTATTCCTTTTCATGATTATGTAAAAACTGGCGATTATAGCAGAGATTCTTCAGCGGCTTTTCCAACAAAAGTTGCAGATAATTATTACATCAAGAAAGGGTTTTTTAAGGATTTTATGTGGCCAAAAATGCTTAATTCGCCTATAAAAACTCGTGGCAAATATGTTTATAGCGATATTAGTATGTATGTGATGAAAGATATTGTGGAGCATATAAGTCAGGAGCCGCTGAACCAATATGCTTACGAAAAGTTTTATAAACCTTTAGGGATGCAAACTGCAGGGTTTTTACCAAGAAATCGTTTTAAGCCAGAACAAATTATACCAACAGAAGACGATAAATTTTTCAGGAAAACGCTTTTGGTTGGCTACGTCCACGATCAGGGAGCAGCTTTAGCAGGTGGAGTTTCTGGGCATGCAGGTTTATTCGCAAGCAGCAACGACATGGCAATTTTTTATCAAATGATGCTAAATCGTGGTACTTACGGCGGTGAAGAATATTTCAAACCTGCTACGGTAGATATGTTTACATCGAAACAATCAAATGTAAGTCGCCGGGGTTTAGGTTTTGATCGCTGGGATCCTGATAGTACCAAACACTATCCATCAGATTTGGCTTCGCCGCAAACTTATGGGCATACAGGTTACACGGGTACCTGTATTTGGGTAGATCCATCACGAGGCTTGGTTTATGTATTTCTCTCAAATCGAGTAAATCCGACGGTTACTGATAAATTATCTAACCTAAAAATTAGGGGAAGAATTCAGGATGTAGTAAATAAAGCGATAGACGAATCGAAGAAGTAA